A stretch of the Taeniopygia guttata chromosome 3, bTaeGut7.mat, whole genome shotgun sequence genome encodes the following:
- the NHSL1 gene encoding NHS-like protein 1 isoform X10 encodes MLMHECDKLRRDGYRSSQYYSQGPTFSSSSSAICGSYQDDYEEIEQKCPVSPPEEEKLITIKRPKSPATNELSDINTQTNWTKSLPLPTPEEKMRQQAQAVQTDVVPINVTGENFDRQASIRRSLIYTDTVVRRPKKVKRRKTITGIPDNIQKELAVGTGQSDFRGHSMYVPDHCSTLGRLDSYRSAAQRSETKDTSCQTEEVKVVPPSMRRIRAQKGQGIAAQMSQFSSSSGNMSVMSDSAAVIFASRQNSNIGFHSLPRVGARVSLQSLDQTQSMMSRQTEDIAGTLPHQISKLQVDDSVVHLRNNPMMGTPSRPKSQEVRSCDSEKSSSPACVVSPHATYSTSIIPNATLSSSSEVILIHAAQSVGSLDSKISSSTAFPNPRDNPAASSAASGKEDHHSSSGNWSESSSTRHSQTSDTIPSNTVMMLSLGDSAVSLSTPGNAEAGSQSMSYTCRNPASLASPSQDSDGRSESSYSGERAPAAVSSTEHWLYKSSENSETPSRKVVCTTPGCATPGSNLSSSSLERTSVRDDSTSLYSVDQDGYYGSMHMDSGLKADMPCNSTNGFENPRDSVINVFEGKEKKHQDDHSGQGDKSLARNISLKKAKKPPLPPSRTDSLRRMPKKKAQSNGQILDETLIATLQHSLQLNLKCKNGSSPSQSPCSDYEDPWVLRSRSQSSVSASSSMMSTTAPNLYSICTVTPSQSETSSIKSEYADQWGYYSDYAAVADDQVKSPVTHSASTSSALSDYSISHFSDGSRASVPQVPSGLAKPKSASPEKSHRVTSPSSGYSSQSNTPTALTPVPVLVKSASSGNGKSKLKPKVPERKSSLLSSVSMSSSSTSLSSNTSAEGSVSVKKLDPALSPPVDSGAPPPPPPLPTSQHCPELSPPPPPPPAEVMDLSPLSTSPTFPPPPPEASVSSTFAQTVPWYSQESSISSFSSPVPPPPSCPLAVPPPAPPLDPKITKGAAMYPQYSFKKRNQEDSCYSPVKQPLNKQDSSRPVMPLVTTKALQMVQLRSVKKSTEGESPTESASETTSQEKGTANSSSQSLLKPSLSLKLSTSLGDEEMKTQGTSFKNAVQTASLSRGSPLIPSDNTPVLDSDQKSVSAVGLKKSSEADALGSATDDTPESSVQSEDLPSGMSLQRSPASPDKTQVVLPSKKPPPISKKPKLFLLVPPPQLDLTVEKAAEVSDTARSPTKRDAVLAHSEEARNCLTDGLGSSEMDSGSLVPEGGAAGFTFSETVGANAFVVQPAASPVQEEPRQEEQSAFDEGSSSGSSQDSGSNTDGHLSQENESVEVFESDTASSSFLPSSSYGEETDGVATPARPRTTEDLFAAIHRSKRKVLGRKDSEDDRTRNHSPSPPVTPTGASPNLATLKQAGSIQRSIRKSSTSNDNFKALLLKKGSRCDTSSRMSAAEMLKNTDPRFHRTKTDAPPDLSDSPASCSPSKSKRAQEEWAKSEGLMPRSMSFSGTRYGRSRTPPSAASSKYNVRNRIQSSPMTVISEGDGEVVEQSEGRVRRTLEEQQEGQLDMFNSDEMDMNDFPYAEEAGCKETLDPAHVDLMTQPGASRKYLNSSAEES; translated from the exons CAGTTGGTACTGGCCAAAGTGATTTCCGAGGGCATTCGATGTATGTCCCAGATCACTGTTCCACACTAGGGAGGCTGGACAGCTATCGCTCTGCTGCGCAGCGCTCTGAAACCAAGGACACCAGCTGCCAGACGGAGGAAGTTAAAGTTGTGCCCCCTTCAATGAGAAGAATACGAGCACAGAAAGGACAAGGAATTGCAGCACAAATGTCTCAGTTCTCCAGCTCATCTGGAAACATGTCAGTTATGAGTGATTCTGCTGCAGTTATATTTGCTTCTCGCCAAAATAGCAACATAGGTTTCCACAGCTTGCCTCGGGTTGGTGCGAGAGTGTCTCTCCAGTCCCTAGATCAGACACAGAGCATGATGTCAAGGCAGACAGAAGACATTGCTGGCACTTTACCCCACCAGATAAGTAAATTGCAAGTGGATGATAGTGTTGTGCATCTGAGGAATAATCCCATGATGGGGACCCCATCAAGGCCAAAGTCCCAGGAGGTGAGAAGCTGCGATAGTGAGAAGTCCTCAAGCCCAGCATGTGTGGTGTCTCCTCATGCCACTTACTCAACAAGCATCATACCCAATGCAACACTGTCATCCTCCTCGGAAGTTATCCTTATTCATGCTGCCCAGAGTGTTGGATCATTGGATAGTAAAATTTCCAGCTCCACTGCCTTTCCAAATCCAAGAGACaatcctgctgccagcagtgcagCAAGTGGGAAGGAAGATCACCATTCTTCAAGTGGTAACTGGAGTGAGAGTAGCTCCACACGTCACTCACAGACTTCAGATACCATCCCATCTAACACTGTCATGATGCTTTCTCTTGGTGACTCTGCTGTCTCTCTAAGCACTCCTGGGAATGCAGAGGCTGGGTCTCAGAGCATGAGCTACACCTGTAGGAACCCTGCTTCTTTAGCAAGCCCTTCCCAGGACAGCGATGGTCGAAGTGAATCCAGCTATTCTGGGGAGCGAGCACCGGCCGCagtgagcagcacagagcattGGTTGTACAAGTCTTCAGAAAACAGCGAGACCCCTTCACGCAAGGTGGTTTGTACAACACCAGGCTGTGCCACGCCCGGTAGCAACCTGAGCAGCAGTAGCCTGGAGAGGACATCAGTCAGGGATGATTCTACTTCCCTGTATTCTGTGGACCAGGATGGCTATTATGGCTCCATGCATATGGACTCTGGACTGAAGGCAGACATGCCATGCAACAGTACTAATGGTTTTGAGAACCCCAGAGACAGTGTGATAAATGTCTttgaaggaaaggagaagaaacaTCAGGATGACCACTCAGGCCAAGGTGACAAATCCCTTGCAAGAAACATCTCACTGAAAAAGGCAAAGAAGCCACCTTTGCCACCATCCAGAACAGACTCACTCAGAAGGATGCCTAAGAAAAAAGCCCAATCCAATGGACAGATACTTGATGAAACCCTCATTGCCACTCTCCAGCATTCTTTGCAGCTGAATCTCAAGTGCAAAAATGGCAGCTCCCCTTCCCAGAGCCCTTGCAGTGATTATGAGGATCCCTGGGTGTTGCGCTCCCGCAGCCAAAGCTCGGTCAGTGCAAGCAGCAGCATGATGTCCACCACTGCTCCAAACCTGTACTCCATCTGCACAGTCACTCCCTCCCAGAGTGAAACAAGTAGCATAAAGTCAGAGTATGCTGACCAGTGGGGTTACTACAGCGACTATGCTGCAGTGGCAGATGACCAAGTGAAATCTCCAGTGACCCATTCTGCCAGTACTTCATCTGCTCTCAGCGATTATAGCATCAGCCACTTCAGTGATGGCTCAAGGGCTTCTGTGCCACAAGTGCCCAGTGGACTGGCCAAACCAAAGAGCGCTTCTCCGGAGAAGTCCCACCGAGTCACATCACCATCGAGTGGGTACTCCAGCCAGTCCAATACACCCACTGCGCTTACTCCAGTGCCTGTACTTGTAAAGTCTGCATCATCAGGAAATGGGAAATCCAAGCTGAAGCCTAAAGTGCCTGAAAGGAAATCCTCTCTTCTGTCTTCAGTTTCCATGTCTTCGTCATCCACTTCTCTTTCTTCAAATACATCTGCTGAAGGGAGTGTGAGTGTGAAGAAACTGgaccctgccctgagccctccTGTGGATTCTGGTGCAcctcctccaccacctcctCTTCCAACATCTCAGCATTGCCCTGaactttctcctcctcctcctcctcctccagcagaaGTAATGGATCTATCACCATTGTCAACCTCTCCCACGTTCCCCCCTCCTCCACCAGAAGCCAGTGTAAGTTCTACCTTTGCTCAGACTGTCCCATGGTACTCGCAAGAATCCTCCATCAGTTCATTCTCTTCCcctgttcctcctcctccttcttgcCCCTTGGCTGtcccaccaccagcaccaccgCTTGATCCCAAAATAACAAAAGGTGCAGCAATGTACCCACAGTATTCTTTTAAGAAACGCAACCAGGAGGATTCTTGCTACAGTCCAGTGAAACAGCCGCTCAACAAGCAAGATTCATCAAGACCTGTGATGCCATTAGTAACCACCAAAGCACTGCAAATGGTGCAGTTGAGGTCTGTGAAAAAATCGACAGAAGGTGAATCACCAACTGAATCTGCTTCTGAAACCACCTCTCAGGAAAAGGGTACTGCAAATTCATCATCACAGTCTTTGCTAAAGCCATCTCTCTCACTGAAACTCAGTACCAGCTTAGGCGATGAGGAAATGAAAACTCAAGGCACctcatttaaaaatgcagttcaAACTGCATCACTGTCTCGGGGTTCTCCTCTCATTCCTTCTGATAACACACCTGTGCTTGACAGTGATCAAAAGTCTGTGAGTGCAGTAGGTCTAAAGAAATCTTCTGAAGCTGATGCTCTGGGGTCAGCCACTGATGATACACCTGAGTCCTCAGTGCAAAGTGAAGACCTTCCTTCTGGGATGTCCCTTCAGAGGTCACCAGCATCTCCTGACAAGACTCAGGTTGTATTGCCAAGCAAGAAACCACCTCCTATTTCAAAGAAACCCAAACTGTTCCTTCTGGTACCACCTCCACAGTTAGACCTTACAGTGGAGAAAGCAGCTGAAGTGAGTGATACTGCCAGAAGCCCAACTAAGAGAGACGCTGTGCTTGCACACTCTGAGGAGGCGAGAAATTGTCTTACAGATGGACTCGGTTCTAGCGAGATGGACTCTGGCAGCCTGGTTCCtgagggaggagctgctggattcACCTTCTCTGAGACAGTGGGAGCGAATGCCTTTGTGGTACAGCCTGCTGCATCACCAGTTCAAGAAGagcccaggcaggaggagcagtcTGCTTTTGATGAAGGAAGCAGTTCAGGCAGCAGCCAAGACAGTGGCAGTAATACTGACGGGCACCTATCTCAAGAGAACGAAAGTG TGGAAGTGTTTGAATCAGACACAGCCAGTAGTTCATTCCTGCCAAGCAGTAGTTATGGGGAAGAGACAGACGGAGTGGCAACACCAGCAAGACCAAGGACTACTGAGGATCTTTTTGCAGCCATTCACAG ATCCAAAAGGAAAGTCCTTGGCCGTAAAGATTCTGAAGACGACCGTACTCGCAACCATTCTCCGTCTCCCCCCGTAACTCCCACTGGTGCTTCCCCAAATTTAGCTACCCTCAAGCAAGCCGGATCTATCCAGAGAAGCATTCGCAAGAGCAGCACCAGCAATGACAACTTCAAAGCCCTGCTGCTGAAGAAGGGGAGTCGCTGTGACACCAGTTCCCGTATGTCCGCAGCAGAGATGTTGAAGAACACAGACCCGCGGTTCCACCGGACAAAGACAGACGCCCCCCCTGACCTTTCCgacagccctgccagctgctcACCCAGCAAGAGCAAACGGGCCCAGGAAGAGTGGGCCAAGAGTGAGGGCCTGATGCCAAGGAGCATGTCCTTCTCTGGCACGAGGTACGGCCGGTCACGGACACCCCCgtctgctgccagcagcaaatACAACGTCCGCAACCGCATCCAGAGCAGCCCCATGACTGTCATTAGTGAAGGAGATGGGGAAGTGGTGGAACAGTCTGAGGGCAGGGTCCGGAGGACTTTGGAAGAGCAGCAAGAGGGGCAGCTTGATATGTTTAACAGTGATGAAATGGACATGAATGACTTCCCGTATGCTGAGGAGGCAGGCTGCAAGGAGACCTTGGATCCAGCCCATGTGGACTTAATGACTCAACCAGGTGCTTCAAGGAAGTATCTAAACTCTTCAGCTGAAGAAAGCTAA